The Magnolia sinica isolate HGM2019 chromosome 9, MsV1, whole genome shotgun sequence genome contains a region encoding:
- the LOC131255446 gene encoding uncharacterized protein LOC131255446, with product MLHGREGEEWKPRRHMWPVPATTVTAAPPPPHGPSPAPDPAANSFVKDGRKVSVGDCALFQSGNSLPHIGIIRWLTSGKEDCFTLGVNWLYRPADVKLAKGALLEAAPNEVFYSFHKDETSAASLLHPCKVAFLRKGVELPSGISAFVCRRVYDIANKCLWWLTDQDYIDERQEEVDQLLDKTRLEMHAAVQSGGRSPKPLNGPASTQPLKPASDSTQNSTTSFASQGKGKKREQCDRGLEPIKRERSSKAGDAESGHLRKESMIKAEVAKILDKGGIINLEAVEKLVHLMQIDRAEKKIDLAGRVMLADVIAATERPDCLGRFVNLRGVPILDDWLQEAHKGKFGDGSSPRESDKSVEEFLLAVLRALDKLPVNLHALQTSNVGKSVNHLRSHKNLEIQKKARSLVDTWKKRVEAEMKINDAKSGSNQAVSWPGKPGFSEVSHGGNRRSGSSEVAAKSSISQPASSKMGPVKLGHGDSVAKSTSASPGSVKVIPLLPASAGISSKDLNCKMAGSSGASDIPLTTIKEEKSSNSSQSQNNSQSYSSDQAKSAASASKEDAKNSAAGSTSAKTTGVSRTRKSSNGFLGSGVQKETTASGKSVSLGRTTIADKVSQTRLMSEGAPDMRPADLGNSHRLIVRLPNPGRSPARSASGGSFEDPLGSRAASPGASEKLDHIDRKAKGKSDISWANTSTDVNTESWQSNDVKDGLSGLVEGDRSPKAAIDEEHRITGDIAKSMDASRGTYSPSGNEKGAFFAETNTGRQYEGSFSSINALIESCVKCSEVSTSLSADDDIGMNLLASVAAGEIPKSDPVSPSSSPGRSSPTPEDPFTGNNSTLRSSHDDDVAQGHSQHEDGADADPGRQVNMVGPKQIMDESRQISTPPIDSISGDSKSSLPLPEQKSSGEQSEQIPPSCMDSCQTVDLGIKSDPRPDVTATDGSVAGTTGLISIETCLPESREECSEGGGATQLPEKRISGENTDGADIKPNVRTPPDEDKTTNYAGEKSADSSMSPDSVRGSMEGGCEIEQAASIKKIEEAAEESPSCPPLENDRGRDTNNVPEADATTTEQRPPPVAANHVEALERGSVEAAAPSGSGSVLHSDDVGEPKPEQAEGMETSSHLEGTGDNERVEHTSPAPLTLDDRAGSGVGTVVVNQNNVDRLEEKSNRKDLSLSSPSEVLPTITSQENGRLMKFTLSKLSSVEDEMEECASPAEGSSVANVVGSDITTKLDFDLNEGFAVDEGNQGELVTSTTSGCMSAVHLPSPLPFSVSPVSSGLPTSITVAAAAKGAFVHPEHLLRSKGDRAWKGSASNTSAFKPPDRRKGLEMPLSTTDITSSDTTGGKQGRSPLNIDLNVPDERLLEDMASRSSVQEAGSGSVGTSNCALGCIEMSGSSPAPIRSAGLDLDLNRADEGPENGQFSASTSRRFEVPLLPGRSSSSGGFPNGEMNVLRDFDLNNGPGFDEMGAEAAAHNQHAKANVQYLPPVSSVRMNNTELPSISSWFPGNSYRASFLHDREQSYPTVATASSQRMLGSAAGGATFAGDIYRPPLLSSSPAMAFSPAASFPYAGFPFGNNFSLASTSFSGGSTAYMDSSSGGACFPTVPSQLVGAGGAVSSQYMRPYPISLPESTTSSSGAENNRKLSRHGLDLNAGPGSGDIEGRDERLPSASRQLPVANSQALLEEQARMYQVAAGALKRKEPEGGWDADRFSYRQTSWQ from the exons ATGCTGCATGGGCGGGAAGGTGAGGAGTGGAAACCACGTCGGCACATGTGGCCTGTCCCCGCCACGACAGTAACCGCTGCACCACCTCCTCCCCATGGTCCCTCGCCCGCCCCTGACCCTGCCGCCAATTCGTTCGTCAAG GATGGGCGCAAGGTTAGTGTTGGTGACTGTGCACTTTTCCAGAGTGGAAATTCCCTACCCCACATTGGAATAATTCGTTGGTTAACATCGGGCAAAGAGGATTGCTTCACACTAGGTGTGAATTGGCTTTACCGACCTGCTGATGTAAAGCTTGCCAAAGGTGCATTGCTGGAAGCCGCACCGAACGAAGTCTTTTACTCATTCCATAAGGATGAGACATCTGCTGCATCGTTACTCCATCCGTGTAAAGTCGCATTTCTTCGTAAAGGTGTTGAACTTCCTTCAGGGATATCCGCATTTGTATGCAGGCGAGTGTATGACATTGCAAACAAATGTTTATGGTGGCTAACTGATCAGGACTACATCGAT GAGCGACAGGAGGAAGTTGATCAGCTATTAGACAAAACACGACTAGAAATGCATGCAGCAGTGCAGTCAGGTGGACGTTCTCCAAAACCGTTGAATGGTCCAGCTTCAACACAGCCGTTAAAGCCTGCTTCAGACAGCACACAGAATAGCACAACCTCGTTTGCTTCTCAAGGTAAGGGTAAGAAGAGGGAACAGTGTGATCGGGGTCTGGAGCCCATCAAGCGAGAGCGTTCTTCCAAAGCTGGTGATGCAGAGTCCGGTCATCTTAGAAAAGAAAGCATGATCAAAGCTGAGGTTGCCAAAATATTAGATAAGGGAGGGATCATAAACTTGGAAGCAGTTGAGAAGCTGGTACATCTCATGCAAATTGACAGAGCTGAGAAGAAAATAGATTTGGCTGGCCGAGTAATGCTTGCGGACGTGATTGCAGCCACAGAAAGGCCTGATTGCCTTGGCCGCTTTGTGAATCTCAGAGGCGTGCCTATATTGGATGATTGGCTCCAAGAGGCACACAAAGGGAAGTTTGGTGATGGCAGCAGCCCCAGGGAAAGTGACAAATCTGTTGAGGAATTTCTTTTGGCTGTGCTCCGAGCACTTGATAAATTGCCTGTAAATCTCCATGCCCTACAGACTAGTAATGTTGGCAAGTCTGTGAATCATTTGCGTAGTCATAAAAACTTGGAAATCCAAAAGAAAGCCAGAAGTTTAGTTGATACATGGAAGAAGCGTGTTGAAGCAGAGATGAAGATTAATGATGCAAAGTCTGGGTCAAACCAAGCCGTTTCATGGCCTGGAAAACCAGGTTTCTCTGAGGTTTCTCATGGGGGAAACCGACGCTCAGGGTCTTCTGAGGTTGCTGCTAAAAGCTCCATCTCACAGCCTGCTTCAAGCAAAATGGGACCTGTTAAACTTGGTCATGGAGATTCTGTTGCCAAGTCAACGTCTGCATCCCCTGGATCAGTGAAAGTGATACCATTATTGCCTGCATCAGCTGGTATCAGCTCAAAGGATCTGAACTGCAAAATGGCAGGTAGCAGTGGTGCCTCAGATATTCCTCTGACAACTATAAAGGAGGAGAAGAGCAGCAATTCCAGTCAGTCTCAGAACAATAGTCAGTCATATTCAAGCGATCAAGCTAAATCTGCTGCTTCTGCATCGAAGGAGGATGCAAAGAACTCTGCTGCTGGGTCTACGAGTGCCAAGACCACTGGTGTTTCTCGTACTCGGAAATCAAGCAATGGCTTTCTGGGATCTGGAGTTCAAAAGGAAACAACTGCTTCAGGAAAATCTGTTTCtttaggtaggacaaccatagcTGACAAAGTATCACAGACTCGATTGATGAGTGAAGGAGCACCTGATATGCGCCCTGCAGATCTTGGAAACAGTCACAGACTGATTGTTAGGCTTCCGAACCCTGGCCGCAGCCCAGCACGAAGTGCAAGTGGGGGTTCTTTTGAGGATCCTTTGGGTAGCAGAGCTGCTTCTCCAGGAGCTTCTGAGAAACTTGATCACATAGACAGAAAAGCAAAGGGAAAGAGTGATATTTCTTGGGCTAATACCTCGACAGATGTGAATACAGAGTCATGGCAGAGCAATGATGTGAAAGATGGTTTGTCTGGCCTGGTTGAAGGTGACAGGTCACCCAAAGCTGCTATTGATGAAGAACACAGGATCACTGGTGATATTGCAAAATCGATGGATGCATCGAGAGGTACCTACTCACCCTCAGGAAATGAAAAAGGGGCATTCTTTGCTGAAACAAACACAGGGAGACAGTATGAAGGTTCTTTCAGTTCCATAAATGCTTTGATTGAAAGCTGTGTCAAATGCTCCGAAGTGAGTACATCTTTATCAGCAGATGATGATATTGGGATGAATCTACTTGCCAGTGTAGCTGCTGGGGAAATACCCAAATCTGACCCAGTTTCTCCTAGCAGTTCTCCTGGGAGAAGCTCACCTACACCAGAGGACCCTTTTACAGGCAACAACAGCACGCTGAGATCATCACATGATGATGATGTGGCTCAAGGCCACAGTCAACACGAGGATGGTGCAGATGCTGACCCTGGGAGGCAGGTCAATATGGTTGGTCCTAAACAGATTATGGATGAATCAAGACAGATCAGTACACCACCAATTGACAGTATTTCGGGGGACAGTAAAAGTAGTTTGCCCTTGCCCGAACAGAAATCATCAGGTGAGCAAAGTGAACAGATTCCTCCTTCCTGTATGGACTCGTGTCAAACTGTGGACTTGGGCATAAAATCTGATCCGAGACCTGATGTAACAGCAACTGATGGATCTGTGGCTGGAACAACTGGTTTGATTTCTATAGAAACTTGTTTACCAGAATCCAGGGAGGAGTGCTCAGAGGGTGGTGGAGCCACCCAACTTCCTGAAAAAAGGATTAGTGGGGAGAATACTGATGGTGCTGACATTAAACCAAATGTGAGAACTCCACCTGATGAAGATAAGACAACCAATTATGCAGGTGAAAAGAGTGCAGATAGTAGTATGTCACCTGATTCTGTTCGTGGTTCCATGGAAGGTGGATGCGAAATTGAGCAGGCTGCTTCAATTAAGAAAATTGAGGAAGCTGCCGAAGAATCGCCATCATGTCCACCTTTGGAAAATGACAGAGGTAGGGATACAAATAATGTACCTGAAGCTGATGCCACGACAACTGAGCAGCGCCCACCTCCTGTTGCTGCAAATCATGTTGAGGCTTTGGAAAGGGGTAGTGTGGAGGCTGCAGCACCTTCTGGTTCTGGTAGTGTTCTCCATTCAGATGATGTCGGTGAACCTAAGCCAGAACAAGCCGAAGGCATGGAAACAAGCAGTCACCTGGAGGGAACTGGTGATAATGAAAGGGTGGAGCACACAAGCCCTGCTCCCCTGACACTTGATGATCGAGCTGGATCTGGTGTAGGTACGGTGGTTGTAAATCAAAACAATGTTGACAGGCTTGAGGAGAAGTCCAATAGAAAAGATCTCAGTTTATCTTCTCCCAGTGAAGTGTTACCTACAATTACGTCCCAAGAAAATGGACGTCTCATGAAGTTTACACTATCCAAGTTGTCCAGTGTTGAAGATGAAATGGAGGAATGTGCATCCCCTGCAGAAGGTTCTTCTGTAGCCAATGTTGTTGGATCGGACATAACCACAAAGCTTGACTTTGATTTGAATGAAGGGTTTGCTGTTGATGAAGGGAACCAAGGAGAACTGGTTACCTCCACCACATCAGGATGTATGTCTGCAGTTCATTTGCCTAGCCCGTTGCCGTTTTCTGTTTCTCCTGTGTCCAGCGGGTTGCCTACCTCCATCACGGTAGCTGCTGCTGCAAAGGGGGCTTTTGTTCATCCTGAGCACCTATTGAGGAGTAAAGGAGATCGAGCGTGGAAAGGATCAGCTTCCAATACAAGTGCATTTAAGCCACCAGATCGTCGGAAGGGTCTGGAGATGCCACTCAGTACTACTGATATCACATCTTCTGATACCACTGGAGGGAAACAGGGTCGGTCTCCATTGAATATTGATCTGAATGTGCCTGATGAGAGACTTCTGGAAGACATGGCTTCTCGCAGTTCTGTTCAGGAGGCAGGTTCTGGATCTGTGGGTACTAGTAACTGTGCTTTGGGATGCATCGAGATGTCTGGTTCTTCTCCTGCACCCATTCGCAGCGCTGGACTGGATCTTGATTTGAACAGAGCAGATGAAGGTCCAGAGAACGGGCAATTCTCAGCAAGCACCAGCCGGAGATTTGAAGTGCCACTTCTACCAGGAAGATCATCATCATCTGGTGGATTCCCTAACGGTGAGATGAATGTCCTGAGGGACTTTGATCTGAACAATGGACCAGGTTTCGATGAAATGGGAGCCGAAGCAGCAGCACACAACCAGCATGCCAAAGCCAATGTGCAGTACTTGCCACCTGTTTCCAGCGTTAGAATGAACAATACAGAATTACCAAGCATTTCATCATGGTTTCCTGGCAACTCCTATCGAGCTTCATTTTTACATGATAGGGAGCAGTCTTATCCGACTGTTGCAACTGCCAGCTCCCAGAGGATGTTAGGATCAGCTGCTGGTGGGGCCACCTTCGCAGGTGATATTTACAGACCTCCACTGCTCTCGTCCTCACCTGCCATGGCCTTCTCTCCTGCTGCTTCATTTCCATATGCCGGGTTCCCTTTTGGCAACAATTTTTCACTGGCTTCGACATCCTTCTCTGGTGGGTCAACAGCATACATGGACTCTTCATCAGGAGGTGCATGCTTCCCAACTGTTCCTTCCCAGCTAGTTGGAGCAGGCGGTGCTGTCTCATCCCAATACATGAGGCCCTACCCGATTAGCCTTCCAGAATCTACTACTTCTAGCAGTGGGGCTGAAAACAATCGGAAGTTGTCGAGGCATGGTCTAGATCTCAATGCAGGTCCTGGTAGTGGGGACATAGAAGGGAGAGATGAGAGGTTGCCTTCAGCCTCAAGGCAACTCCCAGTTGCCAACTCTCAGGCACTATTAGAGGAACAGGCAAGGATGTACCAGGTGGCAGCCGGGGCATTGAAGAGGAAGGAGCCTGAAGGAGGGTGGGATGCAGATAGATTTAGTTACAGGCAAACATCATGGCAGTAG